The Pangasianodon hypophthalmus isolate fPanHyp1 chromosome 2, fPanHyp1.pri, whole genome shotgun sequence genome window below encodes:
- the tomm70a gene encoding mitochondrial import receptor subunit TOM70: MAASKPIEPGAGSGLPRWQLALLVGTPIVLGVGAAYLWSRSRGRSTSRGKEQPSERNEERKTPEGSEQDNMSPLDKAQAAKNRGNKYFKAGKYEQAIQCYTEAITVCPKEQKSDLSTFYQNRAAAYEQQAKWTEVVEDCSQAVEMNPRYIKALFRRARALERLDNKKECLEDVTAVCILEAFQNQQSMLLADKVLKQLGKEKAKEKYKNREPLMPSPQFIKSYFSSFTDDIISQPLQKGEKKDEDKDKEGEAAEVTESSGYLKAKQYMEEENYDKIISECTKEIESKGRHTAEALLLRATFYLLIGNATAAQPDLDRVINMQDANVKLRANALIKRGSMYMQQQQPQLSTQDFNMAAEIDPKNADVYHHRGQLKILLDQVEEAVADFDECILLRPDSALAQAQKCFALYRQAYTGNSPSQVQTAMDGFEDVIRRFPKCAEGYALYAQALTDQQQFGKADEMYDKCIELEPDNATTYVHKGLLQLQWKQDLDMGLDLISKAIEIDNKCDFAYETMGTIEVQRGNLDKAIDMFNKAINLAKSEMEMAHLYSLCDAAYAQTEVARKYGLKPPTL; the protein is encoded by the exons ATGGCCGCTTCAAAGCCCATCGAGCCTGGGGCCGGGTCCGGACTGCCCCGGTGGCAGCTGGCGCTGCTGGTCGGGACTCCCATCGTGCTCGGGGTCGGAGCCGCGTACCTGTGGAGCCGGAGCCGGGGCAGGAGCACGAGCCGGGGCAAAGAGCAGCCGAGTGAGCGCAATGAGGAGAGGAAAACTCCCGAAGGCAGCGAGCAGGACAACATG AGCCCTCTGGATAAGGCACAGGCTGCTAAGAACAGGGGGAACAAGTATTTCAAGGCTGGCAAGTACGAGCAGGCCATCCAGTGCTACACCGAGGCCATCACCGTGTGCCCCAAAGAACAGAAGAGTGACCTGTCCACCTTCTACCAGAACAGAGCTGCAGCATACGAGCAGCAG GCGAAATGGACTGAAGTGGTGGAGGACTGTTCTCAGGCCGTCGAAATGAACCCCCGCTACATCAAAGCTCTCTTTAGGCGTGCCAGAGCCCTGGAAAGACTAGACAACAAAAAGGAGTGTCTGGAAG ATGTGACAGCTGTATGTATACTCGAGGCCTTCCAGAACCAGCAAAGCATGCTACTGGCAGACAAAGTGCTGAAACAGCTGGGAAAAGAGAAAGCCAAGGAAAAATACAAG AACCGGGAGCCTCTAATGCCATCACCTCAGTTTATCAAGTCCTACTTCAGCTCCTTCACTGATGACATCATATCGCAACCCCTTCAGAAGGGGGAGAAGAAAGATGAGGACAAGGATAAGGAGGGCGAGGCTGCTGAGGTCACAGAGAG CTCGGGCTATCTGAAGGCCAAGCAGTACATGGAAGAGGAGAACTATGATAAGATCATCAGTGAATGCACTAAGGAGATTGAATCTAAGGGCAGACACACTGCTGAAGCTCTGCTGCTAAGAGCCACATTCTACCTGCTCATCGGCAACGCCACAGCCGCCCAGCCCGACCTGGACCGAGTCATCAACATGCAGGATGCCAATGTCAAG TTGCGAGCAAATGCTCTGATAAAACGTGGCAGCATGTacatgcagcagcagcagccacaGCTCTCCACCCAAGACTTCAACATGGCAGCCGAAATCGATCCAAAGAATGCAGATGTCTATCACCATAGGGGACAG CTGAAGATCCTGCTGGACCAGGTCGAGGAGGCAGTGGCAGATTTTGATGAGTGTATTCTGCTCAGGCCTGACTCTGCACTGGCACAGGCACAGAAGTGCTTTGCTCTG TATAGACAGGCATACACTGGAAACAGCCCGTCCCAAGTGCAGACAGCCATGGACGGCTTTGAGGACGTCATCAGAAGGTTTCCAAAGTGTGCAGAAGGCTATGCCCTTTATGCACAG GCACTGACTGACCAGCAGCAGTTTGGGAAAGCAGATGAGATGTATGACAAGTGTATTGAACTGGAGCCTGATAATGCCACAACCTATGTCCATAAAGG gcTGCTGCAGCTCCAGTGGAAACAGGATCTGGACATGGGCTTGGATCTGATTAGCAAAGCCATTGAGATTGACAACAAATGTGACTTTGCCTATGAAACGATGGGAACCATTGAAGTCCAGAG AGGCAACTTGGACAAGGCCATCGATATGTTCAACAAGGCCATTAACCTTGCCAAGTCTGAGATGGAGATGGCCCATCTGTACTCACTCTGTGACGCTGCCTATGCACAGACCGAGGTGGCCAGGAAGTACGGGCTCAAGCCCCCAACATTGTAA
- the LOC113543059 gene encoding protein SPO16 homolog isoform X1, translating to MANNNTETLWKTTVIVSTSLQNNEISVVLLAQQHLLRYSDSIDGGTLVFPLSGVAFLLITPEEFPEKAECEEFFRRIEKFIQVHRNSFLLLQAPAYGARELEIVSAVQNRFFGSNLKVLPVHSNGDAVKGMLTIAKAMIYVLWKNHVSDAATQEKSGKLRGMNYTQHGVSDVASVFH from the exons ATGGCAAATAACAACACGGAGACTTTGTGGAAAACAACTGTTATTGTCAGTACTTCCCTTCAG AATAATGAAATTTCAGTGGTGCTTTTAGCACAACAACACCTACTTCGTTACTCAGACAGTATTGATGGCGGTACACTGGTCTTTCCTCTCTCAG GTGTGGCGTTCTTGTTGATCACCCCAGAGGAGTTTCCTGAAAAGGCTGAGTGTGAAGAATTCTTTAGAAGGATTGAAAAGTTCATCCAGGTCCACAGAAACAGCTTTCTTTTGCTCCAGGCGCCAGCATACGGCGCACGAGAATTGGAGATTGTGTCTGCAGTGCAGAACAG ATTCTTTGGCAGTAATCTCAAAGTCTTACCTGTCCATAGTAATGGGGACGCTGTCAAGGGAATGCTAACCATCGCTAAA gcgaTGATCTACGTGCTGTGGAAAAACCACGTATCAGATGCtgctactcaagaaaaatctggcaagctcagaggcatgaactacacacag catGGTGTCAGTGATGTCGCATCTGTTTTCCACTGA
- the LOC113543059 gene encoding protein SPO16 homolog isoform X2: MANNNTETLWKTTVIVSTSLQNNEISVVLLAQQHLLRYSDSIDGGTLVFPLSGVAFLLITPEEFPEKAECEEFFRRIEKFIQVHRNSFLLLQAPAYGARELEIVSAVQNRFFGSNLKVLPVHSNGDAVKGMLTIAKATSKPHVDRVRERMHVARAHIIENSLETLLKKVEIFKVV, from the exons ATGGCAAATAACAACACGGAGACTTTGTGGAAAACAACTGTTATTGTCAGTACTTCCCTTCAG AATAATGAAATTTCAGTGGTGCTTTTAGCACAACAACACCTACTTCGTTACTCAGACAGTATTGATGGCGGTACACTGGTCTTTCCTCTCTCAG GTGTGGCGTTCTTGTTGATCACCCCAGAGGAGTTTCCTGAAAAGGCTGAGTGTGAAGAATTCTTTAGAAGGATTGAAAAGTTCATCCAGGTCCACAGAAACAGCTTTCTTTTGCTCCAGGCGCCAGCATACGGCGCACGAGAATTGGAGATTGTGTCTGCAGTGCAGAACAG ATTCTTTGGCAGTAATCTCAAAGTCTTACCTGTCCATAGTAATGGGGACGCTGTCAAGGGAATGCTAACCATCGCTAAA GCCACCAGTAAACCACATGTGGATCGTGTGCGGGAGCGGATGCATGTAGCTCGAGCTCACATCATCGAAAACAGCCTTGAAACATTGTTAAAGAAAGTGGAAATTTTTAAGGTCGTTTAA
- the glmnb gene encoding glomulin, FKBP associated protein b produces the protein MAANQLDDVIQRWRNTQGKDLTPEDHELFLNVGQMCIAQGDSAHLLDFISDEKNQDIVKSMGSGLLRPLIKEVVRKERDSVHCQAVITHLVQVCSADNLLDSLLRQVEETDPDSIADTITLLMQHIQPVLMRLGDSKPAFLGLALGALHKQISKLPVPYTHKQEEEDEHGLSRCCTALLTFVQPFVQEVKSQDAKSPVANTYHSRQRTVLLKFCMASLREPLLEAQLDREAHMSQSSPLWNFATEIMTTLSAIQEPLPKLLFYYPLRGKEDKRVVQDDSHLPESRACLAYLLFVQLIAIELFPAVFSPVFVLQCNMEYINVLLSRKDEPWILKGLDLYVKSLERVLDNSLPVELLELKIFHTVTQNLIQIMTDCPIQHLRVKALVVFQLFMEKLSGEAKHKFFRCIMRTSQHSGVESVILTNIKNQVEKSSKSEQMDSWFKGTLLLALLRDTLSLPQGPETDLLHEMDRVMVSLNLLRYLLIRERNKSTGIWTDLCNSAESYIKILRVCLSMSKSYYGSELKRLHEDKKVKAKELKEVSGKKSVQHMIVKNKALGGMPCEAQEKVLQCALVTYDLMESLVIRIEEILEERV, from the exons ATGGCAGCAAATCAACTGGATGATGTAATTCAGAGATGG AGAAATACCCAGGGAAAAGATTTGACACCCGAAGATCATGAACTCTTTCTGAACGTTGGTCAAATGTGCATTGCTCAGGGTGACAGTGCACATCTGCTGGATTTTATCAGTGATGAGAAAAATCAG GACATAGTAAAGTCTATGGGTAGTGGTCTCCTAAGGCCACTGATTAAGGAGGTGGTGAGGAAAGAGAGGGATTCTGTCCACTGTCAGGCTGTGATCACACACCTCGTACAG GTCTGCAGTGCAGACAACCTCCTGGACAGCTTGCTCAGGCAAGTGGAGGAAACTGATCCTGATTCGATTGCAGACACCATCACTCTACTCATGCAACATATTCAACCGG TTCTGATGAGGCTTGGTGATTCAAAGCCCGCCTTTTTGGGCCTGGCCCTGGGTGCTCTGCACAAACAGATCTCGAAGCTGCCGGTACCATACACGCacaaacaggaagaggaagacgAGCACGGTCTCAGTCGCTGCTGCACTGCTCTGCTGACCTTTGTGCAGCCATTTGTGCAGGAAGTCAAAAGTCAAGATGCAAAAAGTCCAGTGGCAAACACGTATCATTCAAGACAAAGGACTGTGCTTCTCAAATT CTGCATGGCGAGTCTGAGGGAACCTCTCCTTGAAGCTCAGCTTGATAGGGAGGCTCACATGTCCCAAAGCTCTCCCCTCTGGAACTTTGCCACAGAAATCATG ACTACTCTATCAGCAATCCAGGAGCCTCTGCCCAAACTCCTGTTTTACTATCCCTTGAGAGGGAAAGAAGACAAGAGAGTTGTGCAAGATGACAGTCATTTGCCTGAATCAAGGGCTTGCCTGGCCTACTTGCTCTTCGTCCAGCTTATTGCCATTGAACTGTTCCCTGCTGTCTTCAG CCCAGTGTTTGTTCTGCAGTGTAACATGGAGTACATCAACGTTTTATTGAGCAG aaaagATGAACCATGGATCTTGAAAGGTTTG GACTTGTATGTTAAAAGCTTGGAGAGAGTTCTGGATAACAGTCTTCCAGTAGAGTTGCTAGAGCTGAAGATTTTTCATACAGTTACACAA AACCTAATTCAAATTATGACTGACTGTCCTATCCAGCATTTG AGAGTAAAAGCTCTTGTGGTTTTTCAGCTTTTTATGGAGAAACTCAGTGGGGAAGCCAAGCATAAATTCTTCAG GTGCATAATGCGAACCAGTCAGCATTCAGGGGTGGAAAGTGTCATTCTCACAAACATCAAAAATCAAGTGGAGAAATCAAGCAAG TCAGAACAGATGGACAGCTGGTTTAAGGGGACATTACTGCTAGCGCTCCTGAGGGACACTCTGAGTTTACCTCAAGGCCCAGAGACGGACTTACTGCATGAGATGGACAG GGTCATGGTGTCTCTAAATCTTCTGAGATATCTACTtatcagagagagaaacaaatct acaggTATCTGGACAGACCTTTGTAACAGTGCCGAGAGCTACATAAAGatactgcgtgtgtgtctcagcATGTCAAAATCATACTATGGGTCAGAACTAAAGAGACTTCACGAGGACAAAAAGGTCAAAGCAAAGG aATTGAAAGAGGTCTCAGGAAAGAAATCAGTTCAACATATGATTGTGAAAAACAAAGCGCTAGGTGGAATGCCGTGTGAGGCACAGGAGAAG GTCCTACAGTGTGCACTAGTTACATATGATCTGATGGAGAGTCTTGTCATCCGAATAGAGGAAATCCTAGAGGAGAGAgtgtaa